A genomic region of Manihot esculenta cultivar AM560-2 chromosome 15, M.esculenta_v8, whole genome shotgun sequence contains the following coding sequences:
- the LOC110602274 gene encoding DEAD-box ATP-dependent RNA helicase 1 isoform X2 — MEESTSKEKSVPVLPWMRSPVDISQFEDCPFDLIPCLDPRLKVALQNLGFSSLLPVQIAVWQETIGPGAFERDLCINSPTGSGKTLAYALPIVQRLSTRAVKCLRALIVLPTRDLAVQVKEVFAAIAPAVGLSVGLAVGQSSVSREISELIKRPRFEAGICYDPEDLMQGFESSVDILVATPGRLMDHITTTKGFTLEHLCYLVVDETDRMLREEYQSWLPTVLEMTHPNSESIMPQVNSFFPSVFGRLKTIRRCGVERGFKGKCYPRLVKMVLSATLTRDPSKLAQLDLHHPLFLTSGESRYQLPEKLESYRVICESKMKPLFLVALLQNLGGEKCIVFTSSVESTHRLCTLLNFFGDLGVKIKEYSGLQRQSVRSKTLKAFREGEIQVLVSSDAMTRGMDVEGVRNVINYDKPPYIKTYIHRAGRTARAGQAGRCFTLLHRDELIQKRISSLHVLRLLMAWYF, encoded by the exons ATGGAGGAATCAACATCAAAGGAGAAGAGTGTGCCAGTTCTGCCATGGATGAGGAGCCCAGTTGACATTAGTCAATTTGAAGATTGCCCTTTTGATCTCATCCCTTGCCTTGATCCCAG GTTGAAGGTGGCCTTGCAGAATTTGGGTTTCTCATCGCTCTTGCCAGTGCAAATTGCAGTTTGGCAAGAAACAATTGGTCCTGGCGCTTTTGAGCGGGACCTTTGCATAAATTCTCCAACAGGAAGTGGCAAAACTTTGGCTTATGCTTTGCCAATAGTGCAAAGGCTGTCAACTCGTGCAGTCAAATGTCTACGTGCTTTGATTGTTTTGCCCACACGTGATTTAGCAGTGCAG GTTAAAGAAGTTTTTGCAGCAATTGCACCTGCAGTGGGTTTATCCGTTGGTTTGGCCGTAGGCCAATCTTCAGTTTCTCGTGAAATTTCAGAGCTTATTAAGAGACCTAGGTTTGAGGCTGGCATTTGTTATGACCCGGAAGATCTTATGCAAGGGTTTGAGAGTTCAGTGGATATATTGGTGGCAACTCCTGGACGGCTTATGGATCATATCACCACGACCAAGGGATTTACACTTGAGCATCTCTGTTATCTT GTGGTTGATGAAACAGATCGCATGCTTAGGGAGGAATACCAATCATGGCTTCCTACTGTGCTCGAAATGACTCATCCTAATAGTGAAAGTATCATGCCTCAAGTTAATAGTTTTTTTCCTTCTGTTTTTGGTCGTTTAAAAACCATAAGGAGATG TGGTGTTGAAAGAGGGTTCAAGGGAAAGTGCTACCCTAGACTTGTGAAAATGGTTTTGTCAGCCACATTAACCCGAGATCCAAGCAAGCTTGCTCAACTTGATCTTCATCACCCATTGTTCTTGACAAGTGGGGAAAGTCGCTATCAGCTCCCTGAAAAGTTGGAGTCCTACAGAGTG ATTTGTGAGTCCAAGATGAAGCCTCTATTTCTGGTTGCTCTTCTACAAAATTTAGGAGGGGAAAAGTGCATTGTTTTCACATCATCGGTGGAGTCAACACATCGGCTTTGCACCTTACTGAACTTTTTTGGTGATTTGGGAGTCAAGATCAAGGAATATTCAGGTCTTCAACGTCAATCTGTAAGAAG CAAGACATTGAAGGCCTTCCGTGAAGGTGAGATACAAGTACTTGTTTCCTCTGATGCAATGACTCGTGGAATGGATGTTGAAGGGGTGAGAAATGTGATTAACTATGATAAGCCCCCATACATAAAGACATATATTCATCGAGCTGGTCGGACAGCAAGAGCAGGTCAGGCTGGGCGTTGTTTCACATTGTTGCATAGAGATGAG CTAATCCAGAAGAGAATCTCAAGCTTGCATGTGTTGAGGCTGCTTATGGCATGGTACTTTTAA
- the LOC110602000 gene encoding CBL-interacting serine/threonine-protein kinase 23 isoform X2 has translation MACKTKIYIVLEFVTGGELFDKIASRGRLKEDEARKYFQQLINAVDYCHSRGVYHRDLKPENLLLDASGVLKVSDFGLSALPQQVREDGLLHTTCGTPNYVAPEVISNKGYDGAKADLWSCGVILFVLMAGYLPFEESSLMALYKKIFKAEFTCPPWFSSSAKKLIKRILDPNPLTRITFAEVIANEWFKKGYKPPIFEQSEVILDNVSSIFNDTGDCHNLVVERQEAPIGPVAPITMNAFELISTSQGLNLGSLFEKKMGLVKRETRFTSKHSANEIVSKIEEAAMPLGFEVKKNNFKMKLQGEKTGRKGQLSVATEIFEVAPSLHMVEVRKSCGDTLEFHKFYKNLSVGLKDVVWKTIDEEKEEEKVNSNGATVVPA, from the exons ATGGCATGCAAGACAAAAATATACATTGTTTTGGAATTTGTTACTGGTGGTGAACTTTTTGACAAAATT GCAAGTAGAGGGAGGTTGAAAGAGGATGAAGCGAGAAAATATTTTCAGCAGCTTATCAATGCCGTAGACTACTGTCATAGCAGAGGCGTGTACCATAGAGACCTAAAG CCTGAAAATCTGCTTCTGGATGCTAGCGGAGTTCTTAAAGTTTCAGATTTTGGATTAAGTGCTCTCCCTCAACAAGTTCGA GAAGATGGGTTACTTCACACAACATGTGGAACACCGAATTATGTTGCTCCTGAG GTCATCAGTAATAAAGGTTATGATGGAGCTAAGGCAGATTTATGGTCATGTGGTGTGATTCTTTTTGTCTTAATGGCTGGTTACTTGCCTTTTGAAGAATCCAGCCTTATGGctctctataaaaag ATATTTAAGGCGGAATTCACGTGTCCTCCATGGTTCTCCTCAAGCGCAAAGAAACTCATCAAAAGAATTCTGGATCCTAATCCTTTGACA CGCATTACTTTTGCTGAGGTTATTGCAAACGAGTGGTTTAAGAAAGGATATAAGCCGCCTATTTTTGAACAATCTGAAGTTATTCTTGATAATGTGAGCTCTATCTTCAATGATACAGGG GATTGTCATAACCTTGTTGTGGAGAGGCAAGAAGCTCCAATAGGGCCTGTGGCACCTATAACTATGAATGCTTTTGAACTTATCTCTACATCTCAGGGTCTCAACCTTGGTAGtctttttgagaaaaaaatg GGACTTGTGAAGCGGGAAACTAGATTTACATCCAAACATTCAGCTAATGAGATAGTATCAAAAATTGAAGAAGCTGCAATGCCTCTGGGTTTTGAAgtcaagaaaaataatttcaag ATGAAGCTTCAAGGAGAGAAGACTGGGCGGAAGGGTCAGTTATCTGTTGCAACAGAA ATCTTTGAGGTGGCTCCCTCTCTTCATATGGTTGAGGTTCGTAAATCTTGTGGAGACACCCTAGAATTTCACAAG TTCTACAAGAACCTGTCTGTTGGACTAAAAGATGTTGTTTGGAAAACAATTGatgaagaaaaggaagaagaaaaggtGAATAGTAATG GTGCTACTGTGGTGCCAGCATGA
- the LOC110602000 gene encoding CBL-interacting serine/threonine-protein kinase 23 isoform X1 — protein sequence MKSRGSAATGNRTRVGKYELGRTLGEGTFAKVKFATNTETGENVAIKILDKENVLKHKMIVQIKHEISTMQLIRHPNVIRMYEVMACKTKIYIVLEFVTGGELFDKIASRGRLKEDEARKYFQQLINAVDYCHSRGVYHRDLKPENLLLDASGVLKVSDFGLSALPQQVREDGLLHTTCGTPNYVAPEVISNKGYDGAKADLWSCGVILFVLMAGYLPFEESSLMALYKKIFKAEFTCPPWFSSSAKKLIKRILDPNPLTRITFAEVIANEWFKKGYKPPIFEQSEVILDNVSSIFNDTGDCHNLVVERQEAPIGPVAPITMNAFELISTSQGLNLGSLFEKKMGLVKRETRFTSKHSANEIVSKIEEAAMPLGFEVKKNNFKMKLQGEKTGRKGQLSVATEIFEVAPSLHMVEVRKSCGDTLEFHKFYKNLSVGLKDVVWKTIDEEKEEEKVNSNGATVVPA from the exons ATGAAGTCTCGTGGGAGTGCTGCGACTGGCAATAGGACGCGCGTAGGGAAGTACGAGCTGGGAAGGACGCTCGGAGAAGGGACATTCGCCAAGGTGAAATTTGCTACAAATACAGAGACAGGAGAGAATGTTGCGATTAAGATTCTTGATAAAGAGAATGTTCTCAAGCATAAAATGATCGTTCAG attaagcatgaaatttcaACAATGCAACTAATTAGACACCCAAATGTGATCCGCATGTATGAG GTGATGGCATGCAAGACAAAAATATACATTGTTTTGGAATTTGTTACTGGTGGTGAACTTTTTGACAAAATT GCAAGTAGAGGGAGGTTGAAAGAGGATGAAGCGAGAAAATATTTTCAGCAGCTTATCAATGCCGTAGACTACTGTCATAGCAGAGGCGTGTACCATAGAGACCTAAAG CCTGAAAATCTGCTTCTGGATGCTAGCGGAGTTCTTAAAGTTTCAGATTTTGGATTAAGTGCTCTCCCTCAACAAGTTCGA GAAGATGGGTTACTTCACACAACATGTGGAACACCGAATTATGTTGCTCCTGAG GTCATCAGTAATAAAGGTTATGATGGAGCTAAGGCAGATTTATGGTCATGTGGTGTGATTCTTTTTGTCTTAATGGCTGGTTACTTGCCTTTTGAAGAATCCAGCCTTATGGctctctataaaaag ATATTTAAGGCGGAATTCACGTGTCCTCCATGGTTCTCCTCAAGCGCAAAGAAACTCATCAAAAGAATTCTGGATCCTAATCCTTTGACA CGCATTACTTTTGCTGAGGTTATTGCAAACGAGTGGTTTAAGAAAGGATATAAGCCGCCTATTTTTGAACAATCTGAAGTTATTCTTGATAATGTGAGCTCTATCTTCAATGATACAGGG GATTGTCATAACCTTGTTGTGGAGAGGCAAGAAGCTCCAATAGGGCCTGTGGCACCTATAACTATGAATGCTTTTGAACTTATCTCTACATCTCAGGGTCTCAACCTTGGTAGtctttttgagaaaaaaatg GGACTTGTGAAGCGGGAAACTAGATTTACATCCAAACATTCAGCTAATGAGATAGTATCAAAAATTGAAGAAGCTGCAATGCCTCTGGGTTTTGAAgtcaagaaaaataatttcaag ATGAAGCTTCAAGGAGAGAAGACTGGGCGGAAGGGTCAGTTATCTGTTGCAACAGAA ATCTTTGAGGTGGCTCCCTCTCTTCATATGGTTGAGGTTCGTAAATCTTGTGGAGACACCCTAGAATTTCACAAG TTCTACAAGAACCTGTCTGTTGGACTAAAAGATGTTGTTTGGAAAACAATTGatgaagaaaaggaagaagaaaaggtGAATAGTAATG GTGCTACTGTGGTGCCAGCATGA
- the LOC110602274 gene encoding DEAD-box ATP-dependent RNA helicase 1 isoform X1 → MEESTSKEKSVPVLPWMRSPVDISQFEDCPFDLIPCLDPRLKVALQNLGFSSLLPVQIAVWQETIGPGAFERDLCINSPTGSGKTLAYALPIVQRLSTRAVKCLRALIVLPTRDLAVQVKEVFAAIAPAVGLSVGLAVGQSSVSREISELIKRPRFEAGICYDPEDLMQGFESSVDILVATPGRLMDHITTTKGFTLEHLCYLVVDETDRMLREEYQSWLPTVLEMTHPNSESIMPQVNSFFPSVFGRLKTIRRCGVERGFKGKCYPRLVKMVLSATLTRDPSKLAQLDLHHPLFLTSGESRYQLPEKLESYRVICESKMKPLFLVALLQNLGGEKCIVFTSSVESTHRLCTLLNFFGDLGVKIKEYSGLQRQSVRSKTLKAFREGEIQVLVSSDAMTRGMDVEGVRNVINYDKPPYIKTYIHRAGRTARAGQAGRCFTLLHRDEIKRFKKLLQKVDNNSCPVYTVPSSSVESLHSIYVSALEKLKETVESETSRKHKIRFKSSRTGRGKDKSSTKE, encoded by the exons ATGGAGGAATCAACATCAAAGGAGAAGAGTGTGCCAGTTCTGCCATGGATGAGGAGCCCAGTTGACATTAGTCAATTTGAAGATTGCCCTTTTGATCTCATCCCTTGCCTTGATCCCAG GTTGAAGGTGGCCTTGCAGAATTTGGGTTTCTCATCGCTCTTGCCAGTGCAAATTGCAGTTTGGCAAGAAACAATTGGTCCTGGCGCTTTTGAGCGGGACCTTTGCATAAATTCTCCAACAGGAAGTGGCAAAACTTTGGCTTATGCTTTGCCAATAGTGCAAAGGCTGTCAACTCGTGCAGTCAAATGTCTACGTGCTTTGATTGTTTTGCCCACACGTGATTTAGCAGTGCAG GTTAAAGAAGTTTTTGCAGCAATTGCACCTGCAGTGGGTTTATCCGTTGGTTTGGCCGTAGGCCAATCTTCAGTTTCTCGTGAAATTTCAGAGCTTATTAAGAGACCTAGGTTTGAGGCTGGCATTTGTTATGACCCGGAAGATCTTATGCAAGGGTTTGAGAGTTCAGTGGATATATTGGTGGCAACTCCTGGACGGCTTATGGATCATATCACCACGACCAAGGGATTTACACTTGAGCATCTCTGTTATCTT GTGGTTGATGAAACAGATCGCATGCTTAGGGAGGAATACCAATCATGGCTTCCTACTGTGCTCGAAATGACTCATCCTAATAGTGAAAGTATCATGCCTCAAGTTAATAGTTTTTTTCCTTCTGTTTTTGGTCGTTTAAAAACCATAAGGAGATG TGGTGTTGAAAGAGGGTTCAAGGGAAAGTGCTACCCTAGACTTGTGAAAATGGTTTTGTCAGCCACATTAACCCGAGATCCAAGCAAGCTTGCTCAACTTGATCTTCATCACCCATTGTTCTTGACAAGTGGGGAAAGTCGCTATCAGCTCCCTGAAAAGTTGGAGTCCTACAGAGTG ATTTGTGAGTCCAAGATGAAGCCTCTATTTCTGGTTGCTCTTCTACAAAATTTAGGAGGGGAAAAGTGCATTGTTTTCACATCATCGGTGGAGTCAACACATCGGCTTTGCACCTTACTGAACTTTTTTGGTGATTTGGGAGTCAAGATCAAGGAATATTCAGGTCTTCAACGTCAATCTGTAAGAAG CAAGACATTGAAGGCCTTCCGTGAAGGTGAGATACAAGTACTTGTTTCCTCTGATGCAATGACTCGTGGAATGGATGTTGAAGGGGTGAGAAATGTGATTAACTATGATAAGCCCCCATACATAAAGACATATATTCATCGAGCTGGTCGGACAGCAAGAGCAGGTCAGGCTGGGCGTTGTTTCACATTGTTGCATAGAGATGAG ATAAAGCGTTTCAAGAAATTGTTACAGAAGGTCGACAATAATTCTTGTCCTGTTTACACCGTCCCTTCCAGTTCTGTTGAGTCTCTTCACTCTATTTATGTGTCTG CGTTAGAGAAACTGAAAGAGACAGTTGAATCAGAAACATCCAGGAAGCACAAAATTCGTTTTAAATCTTCAAGGACAGGCAGAGGAAAGGACAAAAGTTCCACCAAGGAATAG